One window from the genome of Glycine soja cultivar W05 chromosome 12, ASM419377v2, whole genome shotgun sequence encodes:
- the LOC114379150 gene encoding transcription factor RAX2-like, producing MGRAPCCDKANVKRGPWSPEEDSKLKDYIEKHGTGGNWIALPQKAGLKRCGKSCRLRWLNYLRPNIKHGEFSDEEDRIICSLYANIGSRWSIIAAQLPGRTDNDIKNYWNTKLKRKLMGLLPSSHQRIAPYQQFSSQNPSSFPSHSSLSSSQYRDYYYNSSHHYYIPAPTSSFTCLEPISAPSSNYTNTTTTSNSLSFYQHQEPLVSVSPRQYYPITDSSMLVFGSETSCSSSDGSCSQVSLGREIKQEDMGFQNFMFGDHQNMNKFMNINHDGGEEYVNQWTQRPNGYIFQTQQTALDYDLEVIKNLICSNSSSNSNNGYLSVDENKTEEKGVYYNYCN from the exons atgggAAGAGCTCCTTGTTGTGACAAGGCAAATGTGAAGAGAGGACCATGGTCACCAGAAGAAGACTCAAAGCTGAAGGATTACATAGAGAAGCATGGCACTGGAGGGAATTGGATTGCTCTTCCTCAGAAAGCTG GTCTAAAGAGATGTGGAAAAAGTTGCAGATTGAGATGGCTGAACTATCTAAGGCCTAACATTAAGCACGGGGAATTCTCCGATGAGGAAGACAGAATCATTTGCAGCCTTTATGCTAATATTGGAAGCAG GTGGTCAATTATAGCTGCTCAGTTGCCAGGCAGGACTGACAATGATATCAAGAACTATTGGAACACCAAACTTAAGAGGAAACTCATGGGGTTGCTTCCTTCATCTCATCAAAGAATAGCACCCTATCAAcaattctcctctcaaaacccttcaTCATTTCCTTCTCACTCATCGCTATCCTCTTCACAATATAGGGACTACTACTACAACTCCTCTCATCATTATTACATCCCAGCACCAACCTCATCTTTCACATGCCTTGAACCAATTTCTGCTCCTTCAAGTAATTacacaaacacaacaacaacctccaactctctctctttttacCAACACCAAGAGCCCTTGGTCAGTGTTAGTCCCAGGCAGTATTACCCCATCACAGACAGTTCCATGCTTGTGTTTGGTAGTGAAACAAGTTGCAGCTCCTCTGATGGAAGCTGCAGTCAGGTTAGCCTTGGCAGAGAGATCAAACAAGAAGACATGGGGTTTCAGAATTTCATGTTTGGAGATCATCAGAACATGAACAAATTCATGAACATTAATCATGATGGAGGTGAAGAATATGTGAACCAATGGACACAGAGGCCAAACGGGTACATTTTTCAGACTCAACAAACAGCATTGGATTATGATCTTGAGGTCATTAAGAACCTAATTTGTAGCAACAGCAGTAGTAATAGTAATAATGGGTACTTGAGTGTTGATGAAAACAAGACGGAGGAGAAGGGTGTGTACTACAACTACTGCAACTGA